From Musa acuminata AAA Group cultivar baxijiao chromosome BXJ3-8, Cavendish_Baxijiao_AAA, whole genome shotgun sequence, one genomic window encodes:
- the LOC135644094 gene encoding myb-related protein 308-like: MGRSPCCEKAHTNRGAWTKEEDQLLIAYIKAHGEGCWRSLPRAAGLLRCGKSCRLRWINYLRPDLKRGNFTEEEDELIIKLHGLLGNKWSVIAGQLPGRTDNEIKNYWNTHIKRKLVGRGIDPQTHLPVHGGAATPGKALKPPSSAASPAEKERCPDLNLDLSMSLSFSSPTPSEVFAAADPAADATSSPTSAVPPRHAHAICLCYHLGLQSSETCSCQENPSHHVLRYYRPLEEGQHTH; encoded by the exons ATGGGCAGGTCTCCTTGTTGTGAGAAGGCACACACCAACAGAGGAGCTTGGACCAAGGAAGAAGACCAATTACTGATCGCCTACATCAAAGCCCATGGCGAAGGCTGCTGGAGATCTCTCCCCAGAGCTGCAG GCCTTCTGCGGTGCGGCAAGAGTTGCCGGCTTCGGTGGATCAATTACCTCCGTCCCGACCTCAAGCGAGGCAACTTcacggaggaggaggatgagctcATCATCAAGCTCCATGGCTTGCTCGGAAACAA ATGGTCTGTCATCGCCGGGCAGTTGCCGGGAaggaccgacaacgagatcaagaactactggaacacccacATCAAGCGCAAGCTCGTCGGCCGCGGCATCGACCCGCAGACTCACCTCCCGGTGCACGGCGGCGCCGCCACGCCAGGGAAAGCCTTGAAGCCGCCATCGAGTGCTGCCTCGCCGGCGGAGAAGGAGAGGTGCCCCGACCTCAACCTCGACCTCTCGATgagcctttctttctcttctccgacGCCGTCGGAGGTGTTTGCAGCGGCTGATCCAGCGGCAGATGCCACAAGCAGTCCTACATCAGCAGTCCCACCTCGTCATGCTCATGCCATCTGTTTGTGTTACCACCTGGGTCTCCAAAGCAGCGAAACTTGCAGCTGTCAAGAAAACCCTAGCCATCATGTTCTTAGATACTACAGACCCTTGGAAGAAGGGCAACACACACATTAA
- the LOC103995694 gene encoding DAR GTPase 3, chloroplastic, with product MASLAPRLHSRPSLSPSLRLKKSCAPRVSATLVVSNVVAAETSLSWSSKEKLNLSSKWNQSPLQEIDWENLEVDLYHWTRPLRPVQWYPGHIAKTEKELKEQLKLLDVVIEVRDARIPMATSHPQMDSWLGTRKKILVLNREDMISAADRNAWATFFARQGIKVVFSNGQLGMGTMKLGRLAKSLAVSVNTKRRAKGLLPRPVRAGIVGYPNVGKSSLINRLLKRRMCPAAPRPGVTRELKWVRFGKDLELLDSPGILPMRISDQAAAIKLAICDDIGERSYDVADVAAILVQMLTRLPEVGSETLRKRYRIDLHDQCGKTFLQKLALQLFNGDVSQAAFRILSDFRKGKFGRVALERPPR from the exons ATGGCTTCGCTGGCCCCTCGCCTCCACTCGCGCCCTTCCCTCTCCCCCTCTCTGCGCCTCAAGAAGAGCTGCGCCCCCCGCGTGTCCGCCACGCTCGTCGTCTCAAACGTG GTTGCTGCTGAAACATCCCTAAGTTGGTCCTCAAAAGAGAAACTCAATCTTTCAAGTAAATGGAATCAGAGCCCCCTCCAAGAAATTGATTGGGAAAACTTGGAGGTTGATTTGTATCACTGGACGAGGCCATTGCGGCCTGTGCAG TGGTACCCTGGTCATATTGCTAAAACGGAAAAAGAACTAAAGGAGCAGCTGAAGTTACTGGATGTTGTCATAGAGGTTCGAGATGCTAGGATTCCCATGGCTACTAGTCATCCTCAG ATGGATTCCTGGCTTGGAACTCGGAAAAAGATTTTAGTTTTGAATAGAGAAGACATGATATCTGCTGCAGACAGAAATGCATGGGCGACATTCTTTGCAAGGCAGGGAATAAAAGTTGTTTTCTCTAATGGGCAGCTTGGAATG GGAACCATGAAACTTGGGAGACTTGCAAAGTCATTAGCTGTTAGTGTGAATACCAAACGTAGAGCAAAAGGACTACTCCCTCGTCCA GTGCGTGCTGGAATAGTTGGTTATCCCAATGTAGGTAAATCATCTCTAATTAACCGTTTGCTGAAGCGAAGGATGTGTCCAGCTGCTCCTAGACCTGGAGTTACAAGAGAACTGAA ATGGGTACGTTTTGGTAAAGATCTGGAGTTGTTGGACTCTCCTGGCATATTGCCAATGAGAATTAGTGACCAGGCAGCTGCTATCAAGCTTGCAATATGTGATGACATTGGGGAGAGGTCATACGATGTCGCTGATGTAGCAGCCATTCTCGTGCAAATGTTGACAAGACTTCCTGAAGTAG GTTCAGAAACTCTTCGCAAACGCTACAGGATTGATTTACATGATCAGTGTGGTAAAAC ATTTCTTCAGAAGCTTGCTCTTCAACTGTTCAATGGAGATGTTAGCCAGGCAGCTTTCCGCATCTTGAGTGACTTCAGGAAGGGAAAGTTTGGTCGGGTTGCCCTAGAAAGACCTCCCAGGTGA
- the LOC135645588 gene encoding receptor homology region, transmembrane domain- and RING domain-containing protein 1-like, whose product MGLLEHEFLRKYVLFTFVLLGLLVGSAAGNVVLIGRNVSLSFPDVEANFARPIKRSGECGVLYVAEPLDACGPLTNQVGGGSENPFALIIRGGCTFDAKVRSAQNAGFKAAIVYDNEDSGVVISMSGNPVGIHIHAVFISKASGEIVKKYAGRAGLEFWIIPTIDNSAWSIMAISFISLLAMSAVLAMCFFVRRHRIRREQPQVPYIREFHGMSSRLVKAMPSLIFTSVLDDNCTSTTCAICLEDYTVGEKLRILPCRHKFHAFCVDCWLTSWRTFCPVCKQDARASIANLPASEGTPLLSSGAATPASNAGLSSYHSSMAASPAIHISTMPPRPQSNSRPHSFSSTLNSPVIQLAPMPSQSQSGSFSSVYRIPNLHRSYGHSPSVPISRNSLDRGNASSHRSRSYLVSPHSMGYPISSPLNSRLASSYLPGSSNASPSYLAASSSRQSYLRHCTESSASLSALASAQSLPGC is encoded by the exons ATGGGTTTGCTGGAGCATGAGTTTCTGAGGAAGTATGTGCTATTTACCTTCGTTCTTCTTGGTCTGCTGGTTGGTTCGGCGGCTGGGAACGTGGTGCTGATCGGGAGAAATGTGTCATTGTCGTTCCCTGATGTTGAGGCAAACTTCG CTCGACCAATCAAAAGGTCTGGTGAATGCGGGGTATTATACGTTGCAGAACCTCTGGATGCGTGTGGTCCATTAACAAATCAAGTTGGTGGAGGTTCAGAGAATCCATTTGCATTGATCATAAGAGGAGGATGTACGTTTGATGCTAAAGTCAGAAGTGCACAAAATGCTGGGTTCAAAGCTGCAATTGTATATGACAATGAAGATAGTGGAGTAGTGATTTCAA TGTCAGGAAATCCAGTTGGCATCCATATCCATGCTGTATTTATCTCCAAGGCCTCTGGTGAAATAGTGAAGAAGTATGCAGGCCGTGCTGGTTTGGAGTTCTGGATTATACCCACCATTGACAATTCAGCATGGTCAATTATGGCCATCTCTTTCATATCACTTCTAGCCATGTCTGCTGTGCTTGCTATGTGCTTCTTTGTCCGTAGACACCGTATAAGGCGTGAACAACCTCAAGTTCCTTACATCCGAGAGTTCCATGGAATGAGTAGTCGATTGGTGAAAGCAATGCCAAGTCTCATATTCACCTCTGTTTTGGATGATAATTGCACCTCAACAACTTGTGCTATTTGCCTAGAAGACTACACTGTTGGTGAGAAGCTCAGGATACTGCCCTGTCGTCATA AGTTCCATGCATTTTGTGTTGATTGCTGGCTCACTTCTTGGAGAACATTCTGCCCTGTTTGCAAGCAAGATGCTAGGGCAAGCATAGCCAACCTTCCAGCTTCGGAGGGTACTCCCTTACTTTCTTCTGGTGCAGCAACTCCAGCTTCTAATGCAGGATTATCATCATATCACTCGTCCATGGCAGCATCCCCAGCCATCCACATATCTACAATGCCTCCCCGGCCACAATCAAATTCCCGGCCACATTCATTCTCTAGTACTCTTAATTCCCCAGTTATTCAACTCGCTCCAATGCCTTCCCAATCACAATCAGGTTCATTCTCTAGTGTGTATCGTATCCCTAACCTGCATAGGTCTTATGGTCACTCACCATCTGTTCCTATAAGTAGAAATTCTTTAGACCGCGGAAATGCATCTTCTCACAGATCTCGCTCTTATCTTGTATCTCCTCACTCCATGGGTTATCCCATTTCCTCACCTTTGAACTCGAGGCTTGCATCTTCTTATCTTCCTGGTTCAAGTAATGCATCACCCAGCTATCTTGCCGCATCTTCCAGCCGGCAGTCATACTTGAGACATTGCACTGAATCGTCGGCAAGTCTATCTGCTTTGGCCTCAGCACAATCTCTGCCAGGATGTTGA